One segment of Methylotuvimicrobium sp. KM2 DNA contains the following:
- a CDS encoding low affinity iron permease family protein, which produces MNEIVSFRDAFLKLTGRLTDQFHNNAAWNARFDRFARTWSQMAGKPIAFNAALLVILTWVITGPLFGFSDTWQLIINTATTIVTFLMVFLIQNSQNRDTDALQVKLDELIRAVEGANNELLDLEEIGDEELKLLRKQYLALARLSRKNAGKQNREGNVDQELS; this is translated from the coding sequence ATGAATGAAATAGTAAGTTTTCGAGATGCTTTTTTGAAACTCACCGGTCGTCTTACCGATCAATTTCACAATAACGCAGCTTGGAATGCTCGGTTCGACCGGTTCGCACGCACCTGGTCCCAAATGGCCGGTAAACCAATCGCATTCAATGCGGCATTATTGGTCATTTTGACCTGGGTGATTACCGGGCCTTTATTCGGTTTTAGCGATACTTGGCAGCTTATCATTAATACTGCGACGACTATCGTAACGTTTTTAATGGTATTCTTGATTCAGAACAGCCAAAATCGCGACACCGATGCGTTGCAAGTAAAATTGGACGAATTGATCCGCGCCGTTGAAGGAGCTAACAACGAGCTGTTGGATTTGGAAGAAATCGGCGACGAAGAATTGAAGTTACTCCGAAAGCAATATTTAGCATTGGCTCGTCTTTCAAGAAAGAACGCGGGAAAACAAAATCGCGAAGGAAATGTTGATCAAGAGTTAAGTTGA
- a CDS encoding FimV/HubP family polar landmark protein — protein MRKLTKSIALLSLMTPTSVLPLGIGDITLHSALNQSLDAEIALMLSPDENSSDITVKLAPPDKFDEAGLPWSYFLSKIKFNLVSVSDKRAVIKLSSTEALKEPFLDFLIEVNWPKGTLYREFTVLVDPPATYQQPVLPVPSDYGVTPAEQEYARVVERPVAPAPRREEERAPASGVYGPVGRNETLSSIASKVRPSNDVSVEQTMIALFENNPSAFYKDNINALMAGARLKVPEREVILKLSHRQALAEYGRQNQVWRGQVAVVTEAPVDEEVIDSQLRLVAPAQEDVEEAERVVSGERDDSLLQPVDPDKADRDEPSRDDAELRARLEKLEEQLAVMQQMLAIKDEQLAALQHKEPSEKVEMPARPVVTPPVKETVPPPRPAAKPPQAVAQEPVSELLDSFYYAIIALVGAGLLGGLGWLWLRKRKTEKETDTDSMFAASSQISLPSSDEELNLLAAEDESAYDVGTVGESSFLSEFTPSDFDAFDSDQHEVDPISEADVYLAYGRYQQAEGLIRQAIAEHPENDDYKLKLLEIFYANENKEGFESYANELKQAGKNENIDFWAKVAEMASEINPGSALFTDDIDTEDDVEDESAINKDSQEADSAHSADITEDNRFDFDLPEFDELESETEESPLKEEEEEAEKSDNSLDFDLESFDFSVPGSGDRTSEASKQQSSEEQNGQYDNQIEFDLSSGAEALTEEKTDASSSEEFESFDFETFDDDTEKKTDVADSSSMDEFNVSFDENETRAEGASGVTEAEKDDIGFDFNFDFDLDSTPKKGSDDSFPDDLDLGVSDLTDMDEFETKIDLARAYIDMGDSDAAKDIAQEVLDKGSSEQKKIAQSILDELK, from the coding sequence GTGCGCAAACTGACTAAATCCATAGCGCTTTTATCGTTGATGACCCCGACTAGTGTTCTTCCGTTGGGAATTGGCGATATCACATTGCACTCGGCCCTTAATCAAAGCCTTGATGCAGAGATTGCGTTGATGCTTTCGCCCGACGAAAATTCGTCCGACATTACCGTGAAACTCGCGCCTCCCGATAAATTCGATGAGGCGGGATTACCTTGGAGCTATTTTCTTTCCAAGATTAAATTCAACCTGGTTTCCGTGTCCGATAAGCGCGCGGTTATTAAACTCAGTTCTACTGAGGCGCTCAAGGAGCCTTTTTTAGATTTTTTGATTGAGGTGAACTGGCCGAAAGGGACGCTTTATCGCGAGTTCACCGTTTTGGTCGACCCGCCCGCAACTTATCAACAGCCTGTATTGCCGGTTCCTAGCGATTACGGTGTGACGCCTGCCGAGCAAGAATATGCACGAGTCGTTGAGCGTCCGGTAGCACCTGCTCCGCGTCGTGAAGAGGAACGCGCGCCTGCATCGGGCGTGTACGGACCGGTTGGCAGAAATGAAACGCTTTCGTCAATTGCCTCAAAAGTTAGGCCGTCAAACGATGTCTCGGTTGAACAGACCATGATAGCGCTCTTCGAGAATAATCCGAGCGCATTTTATAAAGACAATATCAATGCATTAATGGCTGGAGCGAGGCTCAAGGTTCCGGAAAGAGAGGTCATACTGAAGCTTTCTCACCGGCAAGCATTGGCAGAGTATGGTCGGCAAAATCAAGTGTGGCGAGGTCAGGTTGCGGTAGTAACGGAGGCACCGGTTGACGAGGAAGTTATCGACTCGCAATTGAGACTCGTTGCCCCTGCTCAAGAAGATGTTGAAGAGGCCGAACGCGTTGTCAGCGGTGAAAGGGATGATAGCTTGTTGCAACCGGTCGATCCTGACAAAGCCGACCGGGATGAGCCAAGCAGAGATGATGCGGAATTGCGCGCGCGATTGGAGAAGTTGGAGGAACAATTAGCGGTGATGCAGCAAATGCTGGCTATAAAAGACGAACAGCTAGCCGCTTTGCAGCATAAAGAACCATCCGAAAAAGTTGAGATGCCGGCACGCCCAGTTGTTACGCCACCGGTAAAGGAAACCGTTCCTCCGCCCCGTCCGGCGGCAAAACCGCCGCAAGCTGTGGCACAAGAGCCTGTAAGTGAACTCCTGGATTCCTTTTATTACGCGATAATAGCACTGGTCGGCGCCGGTTTGTTAGGTGGTTTAGGCTGGTTGTGGTTAAGGAAGCGCAAAACGGAAAAAGAAACCGATACGGATAGTATGTTCGCGGCATCATCGCAGATTAGTCTTCCCAGCTCTGATGAGGAGTTGAATTTATTGGCCGCGGAAGACGAGTCCGCCTATGATGTGGGGACCGTTGGTGAAAGCTCGTTCCTAAGCGAATTTACTCCGAGCGATTTTGACGCTTTCGATAGCGACCAGCATGAAGTCGATCCGATTTCCGAGGCTGATGTTTATTTGGCATACGGTCGTTATCAACAAGCCGAAGGACTGATTCGACAAGCGATTGCCGAACATCCAGAGAATGACGATTACAAATTGAAACTCTTAGAGATTTTTTACGCGAACGAAAACAAGGAGGGTTTCGAAAGTTATGCTAATGAACTGAAGCAAGCCGGAAAAAACGAAAATATCGATTTTTGGGCAAAAGTTGCTGAGATGGCCAGTGAAATTAATCCGGGATCGGCCTTGTTCACTGACGATATTGATACGGAAGACGATGTCGAGGACGAGTCGGCGATTAATAAAGATTCCCAGGAAGCCGATTCCGCTCATTCGGCTGATATAACTGAGGACAATCGTTTCGATTTCGATTTGCCTGAGTTCGATGAGCTTGAGTCTGAAACGGAAGAATCGCCTTTAAAAGAGGAAGAAGAGGAAGCTGAAAAGTCGGATAACAGCCTCGATTTCGACTTGGAGAGTTTTGATTTTTCGGTGCCTGGGTCAGGGGATCGCACATCTGAGGCTTCAAAACAGCAATCATCGGAGGAGCAGAATGGGCAATACGATAATCAGATCGAATTTGACTTGAGTTCGGGAGCAGAAGCACTGACAGAGGAAAAAACGGACGCCTCGAGCTCTGAGGAATTTGAATCGTTCGATTTTGAGACCTTCGATGACGATACGGAGAAAAAGACCGATGTTGCTGATTCTTCTTCGATGGATGAATTCAACGTATCTTTCGACGAAAATGAAACTAGGGCCGAAGGCGCATCCGGTGTGACCGAAGCGGAAAAGGATGATATCGGTTTCGATTTTAATTTCGACTTCGACTTGGATTCGACACCTAAGAAAGGGAGTGATGATAGTTTTCCTGACGATCTTGACTTAGGGGTTTCCGATCTGACCGATATGGATGAATTCGAAACCAAAATCGATCTTGCTAGAGCATATATCGATATGGGAGATAGTGATGCCGCTAAGGATATCGCACAGGAAGTATTGGATAAAGGAAGTTCGGAGCAAAAAAAGATCGCACAATCGATTCTCGATGAATTGAAATAA
- the leuD gene encoding 3-isopropylmalate dehydratase small subunit: MRAFTKIDALVAPLDRANVDTDAIIPKQFLKSIRRAGFGPFLFDEWRYKDHGEPDMDCTNRPINPDFVLNKPEYKGAELLLTRENFGCGSSREHAPWALEDFGFRAIIAPSFADIFYNNCFKNGILPIVLDAGIVDELFNELTEGYRLIVDLDSQKIVTPSGREIVFDVDANRKFRLLNGLDDIALTLQHADQIRAYETERAKRAPWLFA; this comes from the coding sequence ATGAGAGCATTTACCAAAATAGACGCGCTGGTCGCACCGTTGGATCGAGCCAATGTCGATACCGATGCGATTATTCCGAAACAATTTCTAAAATCCATTCGTCGGGCAGGGTTCGGACCGTTTCTGTTCGACGAATGGCGGTATAAGGATCATGGCGAACCGGACATGGATTGCACAAATCGACCGATTAACCCTGATTTCGTGCTGAATAAACCGGAGTACAAGGGCGCCGAACTATTGTTGACCCGCGAGAACTTCGGTTGCGGCTCGTCTCGCGAACATGCGCCCTGGGCGCTCGAAGATTTCGGCTTCAGAGCGATCATCGCGCCGAGTTTCGCCGATATCTTTTATAACAATTGTTTCAAGAACGGTATCTTGCCTATTGTGCTCGATGCTGGCATTGTCGATGAATTATTCAACGAATTGACCGAAGGTTATCGGCTGATAGTTGACCTGGATTCGCAAAAGATCGTTACGCCTTCCGGTCGGGAAATTGTCTTTGACGTCGATGCCAATCGAAAATTCAGGTTGTTGAACGGGCTTGACGATATCGCCTTGACCTTGCAGCATGCCGATCAAATTCGTGCATACGAGACGGAACGTGCGAAGCGAGCGCCTTGGTTGTTTGCATAG
- a CDS encoding aspartate-semialdehyde dehydrogenase, whose protein sequence is MTKLYNVAVVGATGAVGEAMISILEERNFPVGEVYALASSRSVGKRIPFKGGSLKVEDLAEFDFSKAQIGLFSPGASVSAEYAPKAAAAGCIVIDNTSQFRYDENIPLVVPEVNPEKIADYKNRGIIANPNCSTIQMLVALKPIYDAVGISRINVCTYQAVSGTGKEAIEELSLQTAHLLNGKPIEPSVYPKQIAFNVLPQIDVFMENGYTKEEMKMVWETRKIIGDESIQVNPTAVRVPVFFGHSEAVHIETRHKIDSKSVRALLEKAPGVTVLDEHRDGGYPTAVTESSGHDSVFVGRIREDISHPLGIDLWVVGDNVRKGAALNSVQIAEELVKNYI, encoded by the coding sequence ATGACTAAATTATATAATGTTGCCGTGGTCGGTGCCACCGGTGCTGTTGGTGAAGCGATGATCTCGATCCTAGAAGAGCGAAATTTTCCGGTTGGTGAGGTTTATGCGTTGGCCAGTAGCCGTTCGGTTGGAAAACGCATTCCGTTTAAGGGTGGCTCGTTGAAGGTAGAGGATCTAGCTGAGTTCGACTTTTCCAAAGCACAAATCGGCTTGTTCTCGCCTGGCGCTTCGGTTTCCGCCGAATATGCGCCGAAAGCCGCGGCAGCCGGGTGCATCGTGATCGATAATACCTCCCAATTTCGTTATGACGAAAATATCCCGTTGGTCGTGCCCGAAGTTAATCCCGAGAAGATCGCCGACTATAAAAACCGAGGCATCATTGCCAATCCGAATTGTTCGACGATTCAGATGTTAGTTGCGTTGAAACCGATTTATGATGCGGTCGGTATCAGTCGAATCAATGTTTGCACTTATCAGGCGGTTTCCGGGACGGGTAAAGAAGCGATCGAGGAGCTCAGTCTGCAAACCGCGCATTTATTGAACGGAAAACCGATTGAACCGAGCGTTTATCCAAAGCAAATCGCTTTCAATGTGTTGCCGCAAATCGATGTATTTATGGAAAATGGATATACCAAGGAAGAAATGAAAATGGTTTGGGAGACGCGGAAAATTATCGGTGACGAATCGATTCAAGTTAATCCTACCGCTGTGCGTGTGCCTGTTTTTTTCGGTCACTCCGAAGCGGTGCATATTGAAACGCGTCACAAAATAGATAGTAAATCGGTGCGCGCGCTACTCGAAAAGGCGCCTGGAGTGACAGTTCTAGACGAACATCGGGACGGAGGTTATCCGACGGCGGTGACAGAGTCCTCCGGGCACGATAGTGTTTTTGTCGGGCGTATTCGCGAAGATATCTCGCATCCGCTGGGAATCGACTTATGGGTTGTTGGTGATAACGTCAGAAAAGGCGCCGCTTTAAACAGTGTGCAAATTGCAGAAGAATTGGTAAAAAATTACATCTAG
- a CDS encoding VOC family protein — MSEFNLAIHHVSLIVSDTEKSLHFYRDILGLQQTERPNLPFPGAWLQLGEQQIHLLELENPDPTSGRPVHGGRDRHVALTCSSLSPVKEALDNNGFRYTLSISGRQALFCRDFDGNAIEIIERPKTE, encoded by the coding sequence ATGTCCGAATTTAACCTTGCCATCCACCATGTTAGCCTTATCGTCTCCGATACAGAAAAGTCCTTGCATTTTTACCGGGATATATTAGGACTTCAACAAACAGAACGCCCGAACCTTCCATTTCCGGGCGCTTGGCTTCAACTTGGCGAACAACAAATTCATTTATTGGAACTGGAAAATCCCGACCCAACTTCTGGTCGGCCAGTCCATGGAGGAAGAGATCGCCATGTCGCACTAACATGTTCGAGCCTATCTCCCGTCAAGGAAGCCCTCGATAACAACGGCTTTCGGTATACATTGAGCATTTCCGGACGCCAAGCATTGTTTTGCCGGGATTTTGACGGTAATGCCATTGAAATTATCGAACGCCCGAAAACCGAATAA
- the leuC gene encoding 3-isopropylmalate dehydratase large subunit: MSGKTLYDKLWEDHVVHTEDDGSSLIYIDRHLVHEVTSPQAFEGLRLAGRKPWRQARNLAVADHNVPTTDRDKGIADPVSRLQVETLEKNCAEFGITEFDMSDIRQGIVHVVGPEQGATLPGMTVVCGDSHTSTHGASGALAFGIGTSEVEHVLATQCLVQKKAKNMLIKVDGEVRPGITAKDIVLAIIGKIGTAGGNGYTIEFAGSAIRALSMEGRMTVCNMAIEAGARAGLIGVDDVTIDYYRERPLSPKGSDWFMAERMWQQLHSDPDAVFDKVVELNAADIKPQVTWGTSPELVVPVDASVPDPDQESDATKRESMKRALQYMDLKPGVAITDIKLDKVFIGSCTNSRIEDLRAAAAVAKGKKLAANIQLAMVVPGSGLIKQQAESEGLDKIFIEAGFEWRDPGCSMCLAMNADRLEPGERCASTSNRNFEGRQGYGGRTHLVSPAMAAAAAIAGHFVDVSTETNQGAQA, translated from the coding sequence ATGTCAGGTAAAACTTTATACGACAAATTATGGGAAGATCACGTTGTCCATACCGAGGATGACGGCTCTTCATTGATCTATATCGACCGCCATTTAGTCCATGAGGTCACTTCTCCTCAAGCGTTCGAAGGACTCCGTCTTGCCGGACGCAAGCCGTGGCGACAAGCGAGAAATTTGGCCGTTGCCGACCATAACGTGCCGACCACCGATCGCGACAAAGGCATTGCCGATCCGGTTTCAAGGCTGCAAGTCGAAACCCTCGAAAAAAACTGTGCCGAATTCGGTATCACCGAGTTCGATATGTCCGATATTCGCCAAGGCATCGTGCATGTCGTAGGGCCCGAACAAGGCGCGACACTGCCCGGCATGACCGTGGTCTGCGGCGATTCGCATACTTCGACACACGGTGCGTCCGGCGCGTTGGCATTCGGCATCGGCACGTCGGAAGTCGAGCATGTCTTGGCGACACAATGTTTGGTACAGAAAAAAGCCAAAAACATGCTAATCAAAGTAGATGGTGAAGTGCGGCCCGGCATCACTGCGAAAGATATCGTGTTGGCGATCATCGGTAAAATCGGTACCGCCGGCGGCAACGGTTATACGATCGAGTTTGCCGGATCCGCGATCCGCGCATTGTCGATGGAAGGCCGCATGACGGTATGCAATATGGCAATCGAAGCGGGCGCGCGCGCTGGTTTGATCGGGGTCGATGATGTCACGATCGATTATTACCGCGAACGACCGCTTTCACCGAAAGGCAGCGACTGGTTCATGGCCGAGCGTATGTGGCAGCAGTTGCATTCCGACCCGGACGCAGTTTTCGATAAAGTTGTCGAGTTGAATGCCGCCGACATCAAGCCGCAAGTGACCTGGGGGACTTCGCCCGAATTGGTGGTGCCGGTCGATGCCAGTGTGCCCGATCCAGATCAAGAGAGCGATGCAACCAAGCGAGAAAGCATGAAGCGCGCACTGCAATACATGGATCTAAAACCCGGTGTGGCGATTACCGATATTAAACTCGATAAAGTATTCATCGGTTCCTGCACGAACTCGAGAATCGAAGACTTGAGAGCGGCTGCCGCAGTCGCGAAAGGTAAAAAGCTAGCTGCTAACATCCAATTGGCGATGGTCGTCCCGGGGTCGGGTCTGATCAAGCAGCAAGCCGAGTCCGAAGGCTTGGATAAAATTTTCATTGAAGCCGGATTCGAGTGGCGAGATCCGGGATGCTCGATGTGCTTAGCGATGAACGCCGACCGTTTGGAGCCGGGAGAGCGCTGTGCGTCGACTTCTAATCGTAATTTCGAAGGGCGGCAAGGATATGGCGGACGCACGCATCTGGTCAGTCCGGCAATGGCGGCCGCAGCCGCGATTGCGGGGCATTTCGTCGATGTCAGCACCGAAACAAATCAAGGAGCGCAAGCATGA